Proteins encoded within one genomic window of uncultured Desulfobacter sp.:
- a CDS encoding FAD-dependent oxidoreductase, whose amino-acid sequence MKKEQVMTFLVIGGDAAGMSAASKLKRMNKNATVTVLEMTEDVSYSACGMPYNIADPDRDMDLLVVRTADVFRQKNQINLLTGHRAEKVSPKEKKVFGTTLSGQSFEFAYDKLLIATGARPVMPNIPGIDLDCVLPLKNLSQGRLIKSFISEKKVKKAVIIGMGYIALEMCEAFGKRGVAVSMVKPGETFLPWMQADLSQMIQDELVQNKVALYAGKTVECIESSQIGARVVLDDLTLDADIVLVAAGVVPCSELAEDAGLELGAGGAIAVDRMLKTSDPDIYAAGDCADAYHVVSGEKCWIPLALRANRAGWAVADNICGVKTELKGVAGTSVFKVFDLQVARTGLTVQEANTAGFSPVENMITARSRAHGHPGSTPILVNMVGDKASGRLLGVQMTGTEGVAHRINAAAVALQTSMTVSEFFQSDLAYAPPFGPVWDPLLTAAGQLLKKM is encoded by the coding sequence ATGAAAAAGGAACAGGTCATGACTTTTCTGGTTATCGGCGGTGATGCCGCCGGCATGAGTGCGGCAAGCAAGTTGAAAAGGATGAACAAAAATGCGACGGTCACGGTGCTGGAGATGACCGAAGATGTCTCTTACTCCGCCTGCGGCATGCCATACAATATCGCTGATCCGGACAGGGATATGGACCTACTTGTGGTCAGGACAGCCGATGTGTTCAGGCAGAAAAATCAAATCAATCTTCTCACGGGCCACAGAGCGGAAAAAGTCAGCCCTAAAGAGAAAAAGGTTTTCGGTACCACTCTGTCCGGGCAGTCCTTTGAATTCGCCTATGACAAACTGCTAATTGCCACAGGTGCCCGGCCCGTGATGCCAAACATTCCAGGAATTGACCTTGATTGCGTCCTGCCCCTAAAAAATTTATCCCAGGGGCGGCTGATCAAATCCTTTATCTCAGAAAAAAAAGTAAAAAAAGCTGTGATCATCGGTATGGGATACATTGCCCTTGAGATGTGTGAGGCATTTGGAAAAAGAGGGGTTGCGGTTTCCATGGTCAAACCGGGAGAAACGTTTCTACCCTGGATGCAGGCTGACCTTTCACAAATGATTCAAGATGAGCTTGTGCAGAACAAGGTGGCCCTGTATGCAGGGAAAACTGTGGAATGTATTGAATCCTCTCAAATTGGCGCGCGGGTGGTTTTAGATGATTTGACCTTGGACGCCGACATCGTACTTGTGGCTGCAGGTGTGGTGCCCTGCAGTGAACTTGCCGAAGACGCCGGGCTTGAACTTGGTGCCGGCGGGGCCATTGCCGTGGATCGTATGCTTAAAACCAGTGATCCCGATATTTATGCAGCAGGAGACTGTGCCGATGCATATCATGTGGTTTCCGGCGAAAAATGCTGGATTCCCCTTGCCCTGCGTGCCAATCGGGCCGGGTGGGCCGTGGCGGACAATATCTGTGGGGTAAAAACCGAATTGAAAGGCGTGGCCGGCACGTCGGTGTTCAAGGTGTTTGATCTGCAGGTCGCCAGGACCGGGCTGACCGTCCAGGAGGCAAACACGGCAGGGTTTAGCCCGGTGGAAAATATGATTACAGCCCGGTCCCGGGCCCATGGCCATCCCGGATCTACGCCGATTTTAGTAAATATGGTTGGCGATAAAGCCAGCGGCCGTCTGCTGGGTGTGCAGATGACGGGAACCGAAGGCGTTGCGCACAGAATCAATGCTGCCGCCGTTGCCCTGCAAACGTCCATGACGGTGTCCGAATTTTTTCAGTCCGATTTGGCCTATGCGCCGCCGTTCGGGCCGGTATGGGATCCGCTTTTGACCGCAGCCGGTCAGTTATTGAAAAAAATGTAA
- a CDS encoding ATP-binding protein has protein sequence METTKENQLYSNKILDTYVALIREKYPDIEIEDLMDDAGIGNYSKTGNNAIVLCQAQINRFHERLCMLTDNMKIAQQAGRYAVSSQCLGMIRSLVLPFVGIRRACKMMVEYAKSLTRSARYTIRYIRKNNIEIVVSPYKGITEEPFQCEIRQGYFQGLADVFLHNELTVSHSECMFRDGKACRYELSWRSSAFPLLAGLSWLVGAAAIVMFIAVCLPPFDDVFNPLWPVLLFLGLGWAGQRVKSKAYLRSLQGIHTAREEIRHQTEVNVENSRAIADIGQALGVEDPDACIFDRAANIVGKKLRYDRVMIMIANDEKTFLSYRGGYGFTAVENIYITEYRICLEGSSEGVFYESFQHNKTMLVNDIAWLKRKFSQSRELVDRIKPRSFIICPIEVDGAPIGHLIAGNTVTLRKLDKSDTNLAMAVAHQIGCVYRRQKCEKQQVEFKRQIVQLQKMEALGVLAGGIAHDFNNILSPIIGYTDLCLAMRPKNEKMFEYLRRVKNASGRAQDLVAQILAFSRQGEKEYIRCHPGPIIKESLKLLRASVPQNIKIETLITSGLAPVMADPTQIHQLIMNLCTNAHHAMMDKGGILTVRLDEIQVKEGSLEETHRLFPGSYIHLQVVDTGHGMSRAVMDNIFEPYFTTKIKGRGAGMGLPIIKGIVARLKGHIFVDSIEGEGSCFDIYLPQTAEKKSEQQG, from the coding sequence ATGGAAACGACAAAAGAAAACCAACTGTATAGCAATAAGATCCTGGATACTTATGTTGCCTTGATTCGTGAAAAATATCCTGACATTGAAATCGAGGACCTCATGGACGACGCCGGAATCGGGAATTACAGTAAAACCGGTAATAACGCCATCGTGCTCTGCCAGGCACAGATCAACCGGTTTCATGAACGTTTGTGCATGCTTACCGACAATATGAAGATTGCGCAACAGGCAGGTCGTTACGCTGTGTCCTCCCAATGCCTGGGGATGATTCGAAGCCTGGTGCTGCCCTTTGTCGGGATCCGGCGGGCCTGTAAGATGATGGTCGAATATGCCAAGAGCCTGACCCGGTCTGCACGCTATACTATCCGATATATAAGAAAAAATAACATCGAGATCGTCGTCTCTCCATATAAAGGGATAACAGAAGAACCCTTTCAGTGCGAGATTCGGCAGGGCTATTTTCAGGGCCTTGCAGATGTTTTTCTTCATAATGAACTGACTGTGAGCCATTCGGAATGTATGTTTAGAGACGGAAAAGCTTGCCGGTATGAGCTCTCCTGGCGGAGTTCGGCATTTCCCTTACTTGCCGGGCTTTCCTGGCTTGTCGGTGCTGCTGCTATCGTAATGTTCATTGCGGTTTGTCTGCCCCCTTTTGATGATGTGTTCAACCCGTTGTGGCCGGTTCTATTATTTCTGGGGCTGGGGTGGGCCGGTCAGAGGGTGAAATCAAAGGCGTATTTAAGGTCTTTACAGGGGATACATACGGCCAGAGAAGAGATTCGTCATCAGACTGAAGTCAATGTTGAAAATTCAAGGGCCATTGCCGACATTGGACAGGCCTTGGGGGTTGAGGATCCGGATGCTTGTATCTTTGACCGGGCTGCAAATATCGTGGGTAAAAAACTTCGGTATGACCGCGTGATGATCATGATTGCCAATGATGAAAAAACTTTTTTGTCCTATCGCGGCGGATATGGATTTACAGCGGTCGAAAATATTTACATTACCGAATATCGCATCTGCCTTGAGGGGTCATCCGAAGGGGTGTTTTATGAGTCCTTTCAGCACAACAAAACCATGCTTGTGAATGATATTGCATGGCTTAAGCGAAAATTTTCCCAGAGCAGGGAACTGGTCGATCGTATCAAACCCCGCTCTTTTATTATCTGTCCCATCGAAGTGGACGGTGCACCCATCGGCCACTTGATTGCCGGAAATACGGTGACCCTGAGAAAACTGGACAAAAGTGACACCAATCTGGCCATGGCTGTGGCCCATCAGATCGGTTGCGTCTACAGAAGGCAGAAGTGTGAAAAGCAGCAGGTTGAGTTCAAGCGTCAGATTGTGCAGCTTCAGAAAATGGAGGCCCTTGGTGTTCTGGCCGGCGGTATTGCCCATGATTTTAATAATATTTTGTCCCCCATCATAGGGTATACGGATCTGTGCCTGGCAATGCGCCCGAAAAATGAGAAAATGTTCGAATACCTTCGTCGGGTGAAAAACGCATCCGGCCGGGCCCAGGACCTGGTGGCACAGATTCTGGCATTCAGTCGCCAGGGGGAAAAAGAGTATATCCGCTGCCATCCCGGCCCTATTATCAAGGAGAGCTTAAAACTGTTGAGAGCCTCTGTCCCTCAAAACATAAAGATCGAAACGTTGATCACATCGGGCCTTGCACCTGTTATGGCGGATCCCACCCAGATCCATCAACTTATTATGAATCTTTGCACCAATGCCCATCATGCCATGATGGACAAAGGCGGAATTCTTACTGTCCGTCTGGATGAAATTCAGGTTAAAGAAGGTTCCCTTGAAGAGACGCACCGGTTATTCCCTGGTTCTTATATTCATTTACAGGTGGTGGATACGGGACACGGGATGAGCCGCGCTGTCATGGACAATATATTTGAGCCTTATTTTACAACAAAAATAAAGGGGCGGGGGGCAGGTATGGGTCTTCCTATTATTAAAGGGATTGTGGCCCGGCTTAAGGGTCATATATTTGTGGACAGTATTGAAGGTGAAGGCAGTTGTTTTGATATTTATCTGCCCCAGACTGCTGAAAAAAAATCCGAGCAACAGGGATAG
- a CDS encoding cupin domain-containing protein, which produces MQTGKVNQRILSFMKKRDMDIPALSEAAGLDPEFIKTMLEEDAYPPLGPLMKIARALGVRLGTFLDDQDSSDPYIVRKAERADGFSVLDGTNKAPALNFYALGKGKSDRHMEPFFVEVLPESAKKKTLSSHEGEEFIVVVSGVVEVIYGKETYELKPGDSIYYNSVVPHYVSCIGEEKAELHAVVYIPE; this is translated from the coding sequence ATGCAAACAGGAAAAGTTAACCAGCGGATTTTATCATTCATGAAAAAGCGGGACATGGATATCCCGGCCCTGTCCGAGGCAGCCGGCCTTGACCCTGAGTTTATCAAGACCATGCTTGAGGAAGATGCCTACCCCCCCCTGGGTCCTCTAATGAAAATTGCCCGGGCCCTTGGTGTACGTTTAGGCACATTTCTGGATGACCAGGACAGCAGCGACCCCTACATTGTCCGCAAGGCCGAAAGAGCAGACGGTTTTTCCGTTCTCGACGGTACCAACAAAGCCCCTGCCTTGAATTTCTATGCCCTGGGTAAAGGAAAATCAGACCGGCACATGGAGCCGTTTTTTGTTGAAGTCCTGCCTGAATCCGCAAAGAAAAAAACGCTGTCTTCCCATGAGGGCGAAGAATTTATTGTTGTTGTTTCAGGTGTTGTGGAGGTCATTTACGGCAAGGAGACCTATGAACTCAAGCCCGGCGACTCCATCTATTACAATTCTGTGGTTCCCCACTATGTATCATGTATAGGAGAAGAAAAGGCCGAACTTCACGCCGTGGTTTATATTCCCGAATAA
- a CDS encoding AMP-binding protein → MDETLPLQSLTLGQILDKTVEKYPDNPAVVYVDRDFRLTYRQFATCVDEIAKGLMALGVKKGEKVGIWATNVPYWVILQFATAKIGAVLLTVNTNYKTAELEYLLTQSECENLFLIDGYQDTDYISTVYELVPELKTSQRGALKSEKFPHLKRVAFLGPEKHRGMYTIPEIRALAVMISEEEYQDRQDSLDCHDVVNMQYTSGTTGFPKGVMLTHYNIDNNGFWIGANQNLGPDDRICLPVPLFHCFGCVLGVLAFVNHGSCMVILEGFDPLLVMASVEQEKCTGLYGVPTMFIAVLDHPLFNKFDFSSLRTGIMAGSNCPIHTMEQVINKMNMSEITICYGLTEASPVITQTRQHDDIRVRTETVGRALPHLEVKVVDIATGEELPPGQQGEVCVRGYSVMKGYYNNPEATAQTIDEDDWLHSGDLGVMDEELNLSITGRHKDMIIRGGENIYPREIEEFLYRMDGIRDIQVAAVPSRKYGEEVGAFVILNEGANLEPSDIQDFCRGKISRYKIPRYVHFIKQYPMTASGKIQKYKLTEMSEDIWPERR, encoded by the coding sequence ATGGACGAAACTTTGCCATTGCAATCCCTGACTTTAGGCCAAATCCTTGACAAAACAGTTGAAAAGTACCCGGACAACCCAGCCGTTGTGTATGTGGACAGGGATTTTCGCCTGACGTACCGCCAATTTGCCACCTGTGTTGATGAAATAGCCAAGGGCCTGATGGCCCTGGGTGTTAAAAAAGGTGAAAAGGTAGGTATATGGGCCACCAATGTACCATACTGGGTTATCTTGCAGTTTGCCACAGCCAAAATTGGGGCGGTGCTGCTCACAGTGAACACCAACTATAAAACAGCGGAACTCGAATACCTGCTAACCCAATCGGAATGTGAGAACCTGTTTCTCATCGACGGGTATCAGGATACGGATTACATATCCACAGTCTATGAACTTGTGCCGGAGCTGAAAACCTCCCAGCGCGGCGCCCTGAAATCAGAAAAATTCCCACATTTGAAGCGTGTGGCATTTCTTGGTCCGGAAAAACACAGGGGGATGTATACCATCCCTGAAATCCGTGCTCTGGCCGTCATGATTTCCGAAGAAGAATACCAGGATAGGCAGGATAGCCTGGATTGCCATGATGTGGTGAACATGCAGTATACCTCGGGAACCACGGGTTTTCCCAAAGGTGTTATGCTCACCCATTACAATATCGACAATAACGGATTCTGGATCGGCGCCAACCAGAACCTGGGGCCGGATGACCGAATCTGCCTGCCCGTGCCCCTGTTCCACTGTTTTGGCTGTGTGCTCGGGGTACTGGCCTTCGTAAACCATGGTTCATGTATGGTGATCCTGGAAGGATTTGACCCGCTGTTGGTCATGGCTTCGGTGGAACAGGAAAAGTGTACAGGGCTCTACGGGGTGCCCACCATGTTCATTGCCGTACTGGACCACCCCCTTTTCAACAAGTTTGACTTTTCATCCCTGCGCACCGGTATCATGGCCGGCTCCAACTGCCCCATCCATACCATGGAGCAGGTCATCAACAAGATGAACATGTCGGAAATCACTATCTGCTACGGCCTGACCGAAGCCTCTCCGGTTATAACCCAGACCCGGCAGCACGACGACATCCGGGTGCGGACAGAAACCGTGGGACGGGCCTTGCCTCACCTTGAAGTCAAGGTCGTTGATATTGCAACAGGAGAAGAACTACCTCCGGGCCAACAGGGTGAGGTATGCGTCAGGGGATACAGTGTCATGAAAGGATATTACAACAATCCTGAAGCCACAGCCCAAACCATTGATGAGGACGACTGGCTGCATTCAGGAGATCTCGGGGTCATGGATGAAGAGCTCAATTTGTCCATCACAGGCCGGCACAAGGACATGATTATCCGGGGGGGAGAGAATATCTATCCCAGGGAGATCGAAGAATTCCTATACCGTATGGACGGCATCCGGGATATCCAGGTGGCTGCAGTTCCCAGTAGAAAATATGGTGAAGAGGTCGGTGCCTTTGTTATTCTCAATGAGGGGGCAAATCTTGAGCCCAGTGATATCCAGGACTTCTGCCGTGGAAAAATCAGCCGGTACAAAATTCCCAGGTATGTCCATTTTATTAAGCAATATCCAATGACGGCTTCGGGCAAAATTCAGAAATACAAATTGACGGAAATGTCCGAAGATATATGGCCGGAAAGACGTTAA
- a CDS encoding thiamine ABC transporter substrate-binding protein, with protein sequence MRISAAVTTAIICLIVAAPMLTGQALCRELTLMTHDSFSLSKSVLEDFKTAVGADITILRSGDAGQALNKAILSKNNPMADLFFGVDNTFIGRALDHDLFIAYTPKGFDDINATLLLDDKKRLIPVDFGDVCLNYDIQWFKAKHLAPPNGLEYLIRPAYKNLTVVQNPATSSPGLAFLMATISRFGEDGYISFWQKLKANGVMVVNGWQDAYWGQFTAASKGDRPIVVSYASSPAAEVFYAEQKPTTAPTGIVIENQSAFRQIEFAGILKNSKNPDLAKKAMDFILSKTFQEDIPLQMFVFPANTKAKLPDVFLKHAKITDTPAYLPIDDINQNRDKWLREWTENLLR encoded by the coding sequence ATGCGAATATCTGCCGCTGTTACCACTGCCATTATCTGCTTGATTGTTGCCGCACCCATGCTTACCGGCCAAGCCCTGTGCCGGGAGTTAACCCTCATGACCCATGACAGCTTCAGTCTGTCCAAATCCGTGCTTGAAGATTTTAAAACCGCTGTGGGTGCGGACATCACGATCCTACGTTCCGGGGATGCCGGCCAGGCATTGAACAAAGCAATTTTGTCAAAAAACAATCCCATGGCAGACCTTTTTTTTGGCGTGGACAACACCTTTATCGGCAGAGCCCTGGACCATGATCTGTTCATTGCCTATACACCCAAAGGATTTGACGATATCAACGCCACCCTCTTACTGGATGACAAAAAGCGTCTGATACCTGTAGATTTTGGAGATGTATGCCTCAATTACGATATCCAATGGTTCAAAGCAAAACACCTTGCTCCCCCGAACGGCCTTGAATATCTGATCCGTCCGGCATACAAAAACCTCACCGTTGTCCAGAATCCGGCCACATCATCCCCGGGCCTTGCCTTTCTTATGGCCACCATCAGCCGTTTCGGGGAAGATGGATACATCTCTTTCTGGCAGAAACTTAAAGCCAACGGGGTCATGGTGGTCAACGGCTGGCAGGATGCCTACTGGGGCCAGTTTACGGCAGCCTCAAAGGGAGATCGACCTATTGTGGTCTCCTACGCATCAAGCCCTGCGGCAGAAGTATTCTACGCCGAACAAAAACCCACCACGGCGCCCACCGGCATTGTAATTGAAAATCAATCGGCCTTCCGGCAGATTGAATTTGCAGGCATTTTAAAAAACAGTAAAAACCCCGATCTTGCCAAAAAAGCCATGGACTTTATCTTAAGCAAAACATTCCAGGAAGATATCCCTTTGCAGATGTTTGTGTTCCCGGCCAACACCAAAGCAAAACTGCCTGACGTGTTTTTAAAGCATGCAAAAATCACGGATACACCGGCATATTTACCCATCGACGACATCAACCAAAACCGGGATAAATGGCTCCGGGAATGGACGGAAAACCTGTTGCGGTGA
- a CDS encoding iron ABC transporter permease, translating to MKTRIYTHPYVLAGLLPLLFFLIFYFYPLAGIFLRSFVPDFPQNLHIDLSFLNQITGSQRLHHIIWFTFWQAAVSTGLTLLFAFPCAFVMSHYQFKGKQFLILCASIPFVLPAVVVAAALDASFGKNGWLGMLNIRHPLGLIFMAHVFYNFSVMLRILTSFWTGLRGKSQEAAAMLGAGPFQTFIYITLPLLMPAIWAACFLVFIFCFSSFGIILILGGPAYSTIEAEIYRQAAYMFNLPVASFLSLLQIGFTLLLMGCYTAFSRKAVRFAPTTCHTHFKQPKRFREKAAVTGSSIFIILLCLFPLAALAGKSLVHEGQLSLIYYRAIFENPANSIFHVPPFTAIQFSFIFAGAALVIAVVTGLCAALCLNHLDRIKAKGPAAFFDPLFMLPLSTSAVTLGFGIIITLDRPPLNLRTSALLVPLVHALVGFPFVLRSVLPALKSIPNDIREAAATLGASPGTTLRSIDLPLISGALTAGAVFAFTISMGEFGATIFTAGPRTPTIPIAIYRFLGQPGAMNYGQAMAISTLLMIITAVGFILIEKTNLKGAQHF from the coding sequence GTGAAAACAAGAATATATACCCATCCTTATGTATTAGCGGGACTTCTCCCCCTTCTATTTTTTCTTATTTTTTATTTTTATCCACTGGCCGGGATCTTTCTTAGAAGCTTTGTACCGGATTTTCCCCAAAACCTTCATATCGATCTTTCCTTTTTGAATCAGATTACCGGATCACAACGTCTTCACCACATCATTTGGTTCACCTTCTGGCAGGCTGCCGTATCCACGGGCCTGACCCTGCTGTTTGCCTTTCCTTGCGCCTTTGTCATGTCCCATTACCAGTTTAAGGGAAAACAATTTTTAATCCTGTGCGCCTCTATCCCCTTTGTCCTGCCTGCCGTAGTTGTCGCCGCAGCCCTTGATGCAAGTTTCGGCAAAAACGGATGGCTGGGCATGTTAAATATCCGCCACCCCCTGGGTCTGATTTTCATGGCCCATGTATTTTACAATTTTTCGGTGATGCTCAGAATTTTGACCAGCTTCTGGACAGGGTTGCGGGGCAAATCCCAGGAAGCGGCAGCCATGCTCGGGGCTGGGCCGTTTCAGACGTTTATCTATATTACGTTGCCCCTTCTCATGCCTGCCATATGGGCGGCTTGTTTTCTGGTATTCATCTTTTGTTTTTCAAGTTTCGGCATCATTCTGATTCTTGGGGGGCCTGCCTATTCAACCATAGAAGCAGAAATATACCGCCAGGCCGCCTATATGTTCAACCTGCCGGTGGCATCTTTTCTCTCATTGCTTCAAATCGGTTTTACCTTATTGCTCATGGGCTGCTACACCGCCTTTTCCCGAAAGGCTGTCCGTTTTGCGCCAACAACCTGCCACACCCATTTTAAACAGCCGAAAAGATTCCGGGAAAAGGCAGCCGTCACAGGCAGCAGCATTTTTATTATCCTGTTATGCCTTTTCCCCCTTGCAGCCCTTGCCGGAAAGTCCCTGGTCCATGAAGGACAATTGTCCCTGATTTATTACCGTGCCATTTTTGAAAATCCTGCAAACTCTATTTTCCATGTCCCGCCCTTTACTGCGATACAATTCTCTTTTATCTTTGCGGGTGCAGCCCTCGTTATCGCCGTTGTCACAGGTCTGTGCGCCGCCCTTTGCCTGAATCATCTGGACCGGATAAAAGCAAAAGGTCCTGCCGCATTTTTTGACCCGTTGTTTATGCTGCCCCTGTCCACTTCGGCAGTTACGTTAGGGTTCGGTATTATCATCACCCTGGACCGGCCACCGCTTAACCTGCGGACATCAGCGCTGCTTGTTCCTTTGGTTCATGCCCTGGTTGGATTTCCCTTTGTACTTCGGTCGGTGCTGCCTGCCCTGAAAAGTATACCCAATGACATCAGGGAGGCCGCCGCCACATTAGGCGCCTCCCCTGGGACAACACTCCGAAGCATTGACCTGCCACTAATATCCGGTGCGCTGACAGCAGGCGCCGTGTTTGCTTTTACCATCAGCATGGGAGAATTCGGCGCCACAATCTTTACGGCAGGACCACGCACGCCCACCATCCCCATAGCCATTTACCGATTTTTAGGCCAGCCGGGCGCCATGAATTACGGTCAGGCCATGGCCATCTCCACCCTTCTCATGATTATTACAGCGGTTGGTTTTATCCTCATTGAAAAAACCAATTTAAAAGGGGCACAACACTTTTAA
- a CDS encoding ABC transporter ATP-binding protein: protein MEHELIIHNLNKTDATGSYLLNNINLTLPRGSRLSVLGPSGSGKTTLLRMIAGLDTPSSGDIRFSGASILDLPPYKRNFGMMFQDYALFPHMNVSANIAFGLKMKGIPRQKQIPIVKQMLTLTNLEGFGHRKIDELSGGERQRVALARTLAPGPRLLMLDEPLSALDRVLRKHLLAQLTQIFSQLHITTIFVTHDHEEAFAAGDQIILMNQGCIVQSGTPEDLSQHPVNDWVRQFMG, encoded by the coding sequence ATGGAACATGAACTCATCATACACAACCTAAACAAAACCGACGCGACAGGCAGCTATTTGCTAAACAACATCAATCTTACCCTGCCCCGGGGCAGCCGCCTGTCTGTGTTAGGCCCTTCGGGCAGCGGAAAAACCACACTATTGCGCATGATTGCAGGGCTTGACACACCGAGTTCAGGCGATATCCGATTCAGCGGCGCTTCTATCCTGGATCTGCCCCCATACAAGCGCAACTTCGGCATGATGTTCCAGGACTATGCATTGTTCCCCCATATGAATGTATCTGCCAATATTGCATTCGGCCTAAAAATGAAGGGTATCCCCAGACAGAAGCAGATCCCAATTGTAAAACAGATGCTGACCCTGACCAATCTTGAGGGCTTTGGACATCGCAAAATAGATGAACTGTCCGGGGGCGAGCGCCAGCGGGTGGCCCTGGCAAGAACCCTTGCCCCGGGCCCCAGGCTGCTCATGCTGGACGAACCGTTAAGCGCACTGGACCGGGTCTTGCGAAAACACCTGCTGGCTCAGCTTACGCAGATTTTTTCCCAGCTGCACATCACGACCATCTTTGTCACCCATGACCACGAAGAAGCATTTGCCGCAGGCGATCAAATTATCCTAATGAACCAAGGTTGCATTGTCCAATCCGGCACCCCCGAAGATCTTTCACAACACCCGGTGAATGACTGGGTCCGGCAGTTTATGGGTTAA
- a CDS encoding ABC transporter substrate binding protein, with the protein MTDCSYIKGWNSKEVGNFILENTKIITGGVSDNDIVNALLGRIKMGEEQGWWAGKTALKILNGTPPDAIPVATNKYSKLILNMKLAKRMGIVFPMELIEEAGFVDNDEESLQ; encoded by the coding sequence TTGACGGATTGCAGCTATATCAAAGGCTGGAATAGTAAAGAGGTGGGAAATTTTATCCTTGAAAACACCAAAATCATTACTGGCGGCGTCAGTGACAACGATATTGTGAACGCGCTTTTGGGTCGAATCAAAATGGGCGAAGAACAGGGATGGTGGGCCGGGAAAACCGCCTTGAAAATCCTGAACGGCACGCCCCCCGATGCCATTCCTGTCGCCACGAACAAATACTCAAAGCTGATTTTGAATATGAAGCTGGCCAAACGCATGGGGATTGTCTTTCCCATGGAACTGATCGAAGAAGCCGGTTTTGTAGACAATGACGAGGAAAGCCTGCAATGA